A window of the Tunturibacter empetritectus genome harbors these coding sequences:
- a CDS encoding TPM domain-containing protein, protein MNYLSRWLAVVLLIFAPSLVVTAESVATLPAPTGYVSDFAGVLSPSTKSSLENLCTQVDRQAHAQIAVVTVKTLDGDQSIEEFATSLEDKWKVGAKGTDRGVLVLFSTNTPRRYRIEVGYGLEGILNDAKVGDIGRSMVPAASQGDFNTAIPLGVTQIARIIATDAGVTLNLDQPVHQYHRQQEPVQLSLTEVVIGGGVILLILFFLVKTGNTGLIFFLLGNLMGGGGGGFGGGGRGRDDDRGGGFGGFGGGSSGGGGASGDF, encoded by the coding sequence ATGAACTATCTTTCGCGATGGCTGGCCGTCGTCCTCCTGATCTTCGCGCCCTCGCTTGTGGTGACAGCGGAGTCGGTGGCTACGCTCCCGGCGCCCACCGGCTATGTCAGCGACTTCGCCGGCGTCCTCTCTCCCTCGACCAAATCCAGCCTCGAAAACCTCTGCACCCAGGTTGACCGCCAGGCCCATGCGCAGATCGCGGTCGTTACCGTCAAAACCCTCGACGGCGACCAGTCGATCGAAGAGTTTGCCACGTCGCTTGAAGATAAATGGAAGGTTGGCGCAAAGGGAACTGACCGGGGTGTCCTGGTGCTCTTCTCAACCAACACCCCAAGGCGCTACCGCATAGAGGTCGGCTACGGTTTGGAGGGCATTCTCAACGACGCCAAAGTGGGCGACATTGGCCGTTCGATGGTTCCCGCGGCCAGTCAGGGCGACTTTAATACAGCCATCCCACTCGGCGTAACGCAGATCGCCCGAATCATCGCGACCGATGCAGGAGTCACCCTCAACCTCGACCAGCCGGTTCATCAATACCACCGCCAGCAGGAGCCCGTTCAACTGAGCCTCACAGAGGTCGTGATCGGTGGAGGAGTGATCCTGCTGATCCTCTTCTTCCTTGTCAAAACTGGGAACACCGGCCTTATCTTTTTTCTCCTGGGAAATCTGATGGGAGGCGGGGGAGGTGGTTTCGGCGGGGGCGGACGTGGGCGCGATGACGACCGTGGAGGCGGTTTTGGCGGCTTCGGAGGCGGAAGTTCAGGAGGCGGCGGTGCCAGCGGAGACTTTTGA
- a CDS encoding LemA family protein, which produces MKSLWVVLGVVALLIVVLLFVGGSYIGAKNTLVQKNESVNQAFSQVNVVQQRRLDLIPNLVASVKGYVAEESTILTNIANARAGVLAAGSDHSANINANAKLDVALGPFFRLQEQYPNLKGNEQFTRLTDELSGTENRIAVERQRYNKTLEDYNVYVRQFPQSIWANIAGFHYRDEYFKGNPENGVAPKVDFSK; this is translated from the coding sequence ATGAAATCTTTATGGGTTGTGCTGGGTGTTGTAGCTCTTCTCATCGTCGTTCTCCTTTTTGTAGGAGGCAGCTACATCGGCGCCAAGAACACGCTGGTGCAGAAGAATGAATCCGTCAACCAGGCGTTCTCACAGGTCAACGTCGTACAGCAGCGACGTCTTGACCTTATTCCTAATCTAGTCGCCTCGGTGAAGGGGTATGTCGCCGAAGAATCAACAATTTTGACCAACATTGCCAACGCCCGCGCCGGTGTCCTCGCAGCAGGCAGCGACCACTCCGCCAACATTAACGCCAACGCCAAGCTGGACGTGGCCCTTGGCCCGTTCTTCCGTCTGCAGGAGCAGTATCCCAACCTCAAGGGGAACGAGCAGTTCACCCGACTCACTGACGAACTGTCTGGAACGGAGAATCGTATCGCCGTCGAACGTCAGCGGTACAACAAGACCCTTGAGGATTACAATGTTTACGTCCGGCAGTTTCCTCAAAGCATCTGGGCCAACATCGCTGGCTTTCATTACCGCGACGAGTACTTCAAGGGCAACCCAGAGAACGGTGTGGCGCCGAAGGTCGACTTCTCAAAGTAG